AACAATCTCGCAACACTCGTAACATCAACACAACGCAACAGGTAGGCCACTTGCGGGAGGAAATTGCGTCATTTGTAAACCCTTGTCGTTCAATGCACGGAATAGTTACGTCTCTGTTGTGGTTAGGCGAATGGGGCCGCGGCGGCGCCCCCGGAGGAATACTGCGGGGGTTACGGCCCTGTTTGGCGTGCAATTGAGAGGCATTGCAGCTCCATCCTGGCGAAGGCGGATGAGACGCTGGCGGCGAGGGAGCGCGCGGAGGGGCCGGAGGACGAGAGATCCCGTCGGAGGACGAggtcgagggcgagggagggaagggcgtcgGGATCGTCCTCAGAGGCAGCGGCTGACGAGGCGCGGCGCTGAGGCGGAGCGAGGCTGGCGGTCACctcttaagggggggggggttcgaggCGGAGCGTGGCGGCGCGGGCGGAGGGAGTGGGCGTCATGGGGCTATTGCTATGGCgctgaggaggggggtgggggtgggggaggcacgcgcataaatacatacatacaaacatgatacatacatgcagacatgcatccatgaatacgcacatacacacatacattcattcatacatgcatacatacatacatacattcatacatatatacacatgcgttcatacatacatacatacatacatgtatacatatatacatacatacatacttcacacagtgcatttatacatacatgcaaatatacttacataaatacatacatacatacatatgtacgtacatacatacatacaagcacgcatGGATGGACGCTCACATGTGCATAGATAATACATTCacgcatacataatcatatacatacgtatatacatacatacatatttacacacacacacacacacacacacacacacatacacacacacacacacacatacacacacacacacacacacacacacacacacacacacacacacacacacacacacacacacacacacacacacacacacacatatatatatatatatatatatatatatatatatatatatatatatatatatacatatatatatatatatatatatataatgtatatgcatgtatttgttggTAAGTTTACCTACGTACTCTCGAATGCAGTAAGTATACAGGTAAGTTTATGTGCTTAAGGATATCAAATATTCAAGAGTTCttctattagaaaaaaaaaaacgtaaaaaaaagtctGATAACGTAAACACGAACCTCGGCCTCGGGCCGTCCCTCCGGCCGCTCCCGAAACACAATCGATTTCACAGCGAAGCGCGGAtcaaagggggtgggggcggggtggggggggagggggaggtaagggcaaaggaggaaggaaggaaagaaggaaggaggaggtaagggaaaggtaatttttttggggggcgggggagggggataagggcaaagaggaagggggaaggaaggaaggaggaggtaagggaaaggtAATTTtttgaggggcggggggaggggggataagggcaaagaaggaaggaaggaaggaaggaaggaggtaagggaaaggaaattttttttggggggggataatTAATAATTTAGTTTGATTCCATTTATTACAGTGGATGTTCTTTGGTGTGACATGCAAAAACGGGAACGCTAGGGGGAGGTAAGAGacgggtaaagagaaagagaaaggaaggagatgggagaggagggaatgacggaggaggaaggtgagggaaaaagagcagggggagggtgatatgaggaagaggaaaaggggaaagaggagggggaagaggaaatagggaaggtggagaagggaatgCGGAAGGGGATATGGGGATGGGGAAtcgtggaaagggaaataagtaACAAGAGTAAAGGaataagtgaagaggagagagaaagaagaaattggaagaggggaaggtgggaatggGTAGATGTAAAAATAAGGGCATGAAatgcaaggaggaagggaggaagggagaagagaaaaaggaggggaggggaaagaatgggagaaggaaaagaaagaaatagggagacaggagaggataggagggaagagaaagagaaaaagggagataggagaggataggagggaggagaaagagaaatagggagataggagaggataggagggatgacaaagagaaatagggagataggagaggataggagggatgagaaagagaaatagggataggggaggaggaaggagggatgagaaagagaaataggcagacagggagaggataggagggatgagaaagagaaatagggataggagaggataggagggatgagaaagagaaatagggagataggagaggtgaggagggaggagaaagagaaatagggagacaggagaggataggagggatgagaaagaaagatagggagataggagaggtgaggagggaggagaaagagaaatagggagataggagagcagaagagggaggagaaagagaaatagggagacaggagaggtgaggagggaggagaaagagagatagggagacaggagaggtgaggagggaggagaaagagaaacagggagataggagagaagaggagggaggagaaagagggagataggagaggagaagagggaggaggagtaaatcGCGCAACCGATAAGATGACAAAAGATCTCAGAAAAATTGTTCTTCCGTCTCGATCATCACGTCGAGCGCGTGTATTTATcggccccccctccttccccccctccctccctccctcgtccgtcctttcccctctcctacctcccccccttcctcgtccctccctctcccctcctctcctccccatccctcattccccctcctctccatccttcctccctccatccccctcctacctcccctccctcccttcctccctctcccccctccatcccctccctctccttcccccctctcctacctccctccctcctccccattccttcctcgtccctccttccccttccccttcctcctcgcaccctacctcctcctcaatcccctccgctccttccctccctcccttgtccctcctttcccctccctccatccctcttccctcctttcccctctcctccctccctccctccttcccccccatccctccaaccccctcccctcctcccccatgaaTCGCGTGTCGGCTGCTCGATGGGCGGCCGACGCTCACCTTGCCCTCAAGATGTGTGTGGGCGCCGAGACTTGCATACGCGGGCGGGCGTGCTTGCGGTGCGTCGGTGTGTCTCCCGATAAATGGATGGGAACAGatgaagaagtaaagagaaaaggcaCACGTTGCAgactggaagaaaagaaaaggaagaaaattgtacatcagtctatccatccatccatctatctgtctatctatatgtacatataaaacatacacacatatatgtatgtgtgtagatatatatacatacatacatatatatatatatatatatatatatatatatatatatatatatatatatatatatatatatatatatatatatatatatatatagatatagatatagatatagatagatagatagatagatagatagatagatagatagatggataaacagattgatagatagatagacagacagatagatagacgaaacatatagataaatagaaagatagctagagagattgagtgacagatatagacaaagaaagagaaacagagaggaagagaaaatacaagGGAGATTCAATAAGGTAATGATAAGCAAACGAAGATATTTCCCGTCAGTTAAAAGAGCcaacaaagatgaagaaaacccccctccctccctcttccccttccctcttactccacctccttccttctccgccctccctcttactccacctccttccttctccgtcctccctcttccccttccctcttactccacctccttccttctccgccctccctcttccctttccctcttactccacctccttccttctccgccctccctcttccctttccctcttactccacctccttccttctccgccctccatcttccctttccctcttactccacctccttccttctccccccctccctcttcccttttccctcttactccacctccttcccttctccgctctcccctcttccccttttccctcttactccacctccttccttctccgctcctccctcttccctttccctcttactccacctccttccttctccgccctccctcttccctttccctcttactccacctccttccttctccgccctccctcttccccttttcccctcttactctccacctcctttccttcccttctccgccctccctcttcctttccttttccttactccacctccttccttctccgctctccctcttccccttccctcttactccacctccttccttctccgccctccctcttccctttccctcttactccacctccttccttctccgccctccctcttccctatccttcttactccacctccttccttctccgccctccctcttccctttccctcttactccacctccttccttctccgccctccctcttccctttccttcttactccacctccttccttctccgtcctccctcttccccttccctcttaccctcacctGCCCTTCCGcttctcctcaacctccctcttccctttccctcttactccacctccttccttctccgccctccctcttcccctgccctcttactccacccccttccttctccgtcctccctcttccctttccctcttgctccacctccttccttctccgccctctcctcttccctttccctcttactccacctccttccttctccgccctccctcttccctttccctcttactccacctccttccttctccgccctccctcttccctttccctcttactccacctccttccttctccgtcctccctcttctctttccctcttactccacctccttccttctccgccctccctcttactccacctccttccttctccgccctccctcttactccacctccttccttctccgctctccctcttcccttcttcctccgcccTTCCATTACGATTCCCTCTACCCTGGCCTCACCATCGCTCTGCCCTCCgcttctccctcaaccccactattccctccccctcctcccctcctcctcctcctcctcttctccccctcctcctctcctcttctcctcctcctctttctcctcctcctccccttctccctcctcttcctcccccactcctcttctcctcctcttcctcctcctcctcctctctcctccccctccccctctcctctcctcttctccccctctcctcttcctcctcctccctttctcccctcctcctcctcctccccctctcctccccctccccttcctcccccccctctccccccaaacctCGGCGGCGTTGCGGATGGCGTCAGCGTCGCCGTCGTGCTTGTTGCAGTCGCTCCCGGAAGCGGCGTCGGCGGAACGGCGGGTTCAGCGGCGGCGCCCCCGGAAGGCGAGGAGGACGCGCCCCCCGGAACGACAGGTTCAGCGGCGGCGCCCCCCGGAACGACAGGTTCAGCGGCGGCGCCCCCGGAAGGCGAGGAGGACGCGCCCCCCGGAACGACAGGTTCAGCGGCGGCGCCCCCCGGAACGGCAGGTTCAGCGGCGGCGCCCCCCGGAACGGCAGGTTCAGCGGCGGCGCCCCCCGGAACGACAGGTTCAGCGGCGGCGCCCCCCGGAAGGCGAGGAGGACGCGCCCCCAGGAACGGCAGGTTCAGCGGCGGCGCCCCCAGGAACGGCAGGTTCAGCGGCGGCGCCCCCCGGAAGGCGAGGAGGACGCGCCCCCAGGAACGACAGGTTCAGCGGCGGCGCCCCCCGGAAGGCGAGGAGGACGCGCCCCCAGGAACGACAGGTTCAGCGGCGGCGCCCCCAGGAACGACACGTTCAGCGGGCGGCGCCCCCCcggaagggcggggaggaggacgcGCCCCCAGGAACGACAGGTTCAGCGGCGGCGCCCCCCCCGGAAGGCGAGGAGGGACGGCCGCGCCCCCAGGAACGGCAGGTTCAGCGGCGGCGCCCCCAGGAACGACAGGTTCAGCGGCGGCGCCCCCCGGAAGGCGAGGAGGACGCGCCCCCAGGAACGACAGGTTCAGCGGCGGCGCCCCCAGGAACGACAGGTTCAGCGGCGGCGCCCCCCGGAAGGCGAGGAGGACGCGCCCCCAGGAACGACAGGTTCAGCGGCGGCGCCCCCCGGAAGGCGAGGAGGACGCGCCCCCAGGAACGACAGGTTCAGCGGCGGCGCCCCCAGGAACGACAGGTTCAGCGGCGGCGCCCCCAGGAACGACAGGTTCAGCGGCGGCGCCCCCCGGAAGGCGAGGAGGACGCGCCCCCAGGAACGGCAGGTTCAGCGGCGGCGCCCCCAGGAACGACAGGTTCAGCGGCGGCGCCCCCGGAAGGCGAGGAGGACGCGCCCCCAGGAACGGCAGGTTCAGCGGCGGCGCCCCCAGGAACGGCAGGTTCAGCGGCGGCGCCCCCCGGAAGGCGAGGAGGACGCGCCCCCAGGAACGGCAGGTTCAGCGGCGGCGCCCCCAGGAACGGCAGGTTCAGCGGCGGCGCCCCCCGGAAGGCGAGGAGGACGCGCCCCCAGGAACGACAGGTTCAGCGGCGGCGCCCCCAGGAACGACAGGTTCAGCGGCGGCGCCCCCAGGAACGGCAGGTTCAGCGGCGGCGCCCCCAGGAACGACAGGTTCAGCGGCGGCGCCCCCCGGAAAGCGAGGAGGACGCGCCCCCAGGAACGACAGGCTCAACGGCGGCGCCCCCAGGAACGGCAGGTTCAGCGGCGGCGCCCCCCGGAAGGCGAGGAGGACGCGCCCCCAGGAACGACAGGTTCAGCGGCGGCGCCCCCCGGAACGACAGGTTCAGCGGCGGCGCCCCCCGGAAGGCGAGGAGGACGCGCCCCCCGGAACGACAGGTTCAGCGGCGGCGCCCCCCGGAAGGCGAGGAGGACGCACCCCGGAACGGCAGGTTCAGCGGCGGCGCCCCCAGGAACGACAGGTTCAGCGGCGGCGCCCCCGGAAGGCGAGGAGGACGCGCCCCCCGGAACGACAGGTTCAGCGGCGGCGCCCCCAGGAACGACAGGTTCAGCGGCGGCGCCCCCCGGAAGGCGAGGAGGACGCGCCCCCCGGAACGACAGGTTCAGCGGCGGCGCCCCCCGGAAGGCGAGGAGGACGCGCCCCCCGGAACGACAGGTTCAGCGGCGGCGCCCCCCGGAAGGCGAGGAGGACGCGCTCCCTGTTCCCGCGACTCCGGAGGCAGGTTCGTTGCGGGCGAGAGACGCATTCCAGCGCCGAGGTAATTGACCCATAAACTTCCCTCAGAATTTCCCCTTGAGGTTTGTTGCTCCGCCTTTACTTTAACGGCGAGTTGTTAAAGTGGCGACGTCGAAGGCGgcggggcgggcgtgggcgggggtgggggggggggggggggtggggggaggacggaggagggggaggaaggggcggcggggcgggcgtggggggagggaggaggaggagaaagggagcggccgggcgggcgtggggggagggaggaggagggggagaaaggggcggcggggcgggcgtgggggagggaggaggagggggaggaaggggcggcggggcggggcgtggggggagggggagaaaggggcggcggggcgggcgtggggggagggaggaggaggggggaggaaggggcggcggggcgggcgtggggggggggaggaggagggggaggaaggggcggcggggggggggggaggtcacgtTTTCCTCCTCGCCATCCGAAGGCGCATCTTCGGGCCCTCGAGGCTAACTTTGATGACTCGTTCGCATTTTAGCAGTCGTCTGGCAAGACCTTCGCTCATACTCGGCCGCTGGGAGACGTTGGAGCAGCTGCCGGCAGGATTCGGAACGTCTTTCGTGCTATGGCCATTAGGGTAACGACTTTGCCTCTCCTTTGCGGGCCGTCTGGTGGGgtccctgcttctgcttctctctccctcctgttatTCTCCCCCTTGTCGCCCATCATTCTCCCATCCCCCATAAACTGACAAACTGCCCTGACGAAGAACACTCACTTTCGAGCCAGAGCGCCGTCTCTTTCTTCCCTGCTCGCCGACGACCTTCATAGACCCATTTACAAAATGAACGAAAGCGAGGATAAACCCTGGCACGCGCCTCGCCCTTCTAATTTCCCTGGGTACTTTAGGCAccccttcgtccccccccccccccttcttccttcttctctccctcccttccaccttccccctttttttctttcactttttcccttcctttccttctcccttttcctctttcccttcctttccttcccttccctccctccatcccacctctcctacacttctctccttccctcttttcctctttcccttcctttccttcccttccctccctctctccatcccacccttccttccctcctttccttccaccttttcctctttcccttccctcccttcctttctcctctatcccacctcttcttccttccccctttttctctttcccttctttttccttcccttccctccatcccaccctctttccttccccctttccttcctctttcccttcctttcctttccttccctccatcccacccctcttccttcccccttttcctctttccctccctcccttccaccttcccccttttattttctttcactttttcccttcctttccttctcccttttcctctttcccttcctttccttcccttccctccctccagcccacttcttccttcctctcctctcccttccaccttttcctctttcccttcttttccttcctttcgctccatcccacccttcctttccttccctttcccttccctccatcccacccttccttcccccttttcctcttccccttcttttccttcccttcccccttttccttcccttccctcccttccttcccccttttttccttctcttcccttccctcccttccttctctcctccttcgcagGTCCTCGCCGGGGAAGCCATCGCCATTCCCTCTGGGCGATGCCGAGCCGACTCCTCGCTCGCCCCCATCTTGTCTCCGAAGGGAATCGGGACCGAAGTAGTCTACGCTCACTCGCTGCCTTTCTTTACGCTTGTTATCATAAAGCCGACTTAGGTACAAGATTATTCCTCAGCGCTAATAACCCTTCTATAGTTACTAATTACGCTGGAAAAAATCCtacccctttcacttccctcGATGAATGTGCTGAAAGCCAAGTAAGAGGAGTTtctacttgtatttatttattcattttttatctctttctctatccgcccccctttctctctctctctccctcccccccaactttctctctatatatatttgtatatatatctctcactcctctccctctcttacccctctcttcctccccccctctctctctccctccccccctcttaccccccctctctctctccctccccctctctctcccgcctccctccttccctcccaccctctctcactctctccctctcccctctctagctctctcccatcttccaccctgtctcctccccttctccggcCCATCTGCAACGACAAAACGGCAGCAGAagcgccctcccccgcccccctggcAGGTCAGCCCCGCCTCCACCCTCTGGCAGGTCAGCCCCGCCCCCTTCAGTCACTGCTGCGAAAAGTTTGTCCAAGTCGCGGCCCAACTTATGAATACAGATGATCTTTGCCGCGTCCGGGAATCTGAATGATGGAGTGGCCGATATTTCCCGagacttttccccccccccccttcccttttccaggTGAAAGTTAAGGAGACAGTTGAAAAAAGTTTTCGAGACATTTCAACAAGCTAAACTTATCAATTTGCTAACGTGTTTGGCCAGCGgttcatgtttttattgtttgttgaatCGTTTCATTCTTCTACATGATTTTtgcttttaatctttctctctctctttctctttttccatctctctctctctctctctctctctctctctctctctctctctctctctctctctctctctctctctctctctctctctcacacactcacccacacacacacacacacacacgcccacacacacacacacacacacacacacacacacacacacacacactacacacacacacacacacacacacacacacacacacacacacacacacacatacacacacatatgtatgcatatatatacatatatatacatatatatacatatatatacatatatatacatatatatatatatatatatatatatatatatatatatatatatatatatatatatatatatatatatatatatatatacatatatacatatacatatacatatatacctatatataggtgtatgtgtgtgtatgtgtgtgtttgtgcgtgtgtgtgtttgtgtgtgtgcgtatttgtctgtgtgtgtgcgtatttatctgtgtgtgtgcgtatttgtctgtgtgtgtttgtctgcgtgtgtgtgtgtgtgtgtgagtgtctttgtgcGTTTTtaagcatgtgtgtttgtgtatgtgtatgccagTGTATAAGCATGCTCATCCTGGAGAAACTCCTACATAGTTATCTACGAAACTCGATCTATTCTTGTTTGCTAATCCTTTCCAGTGTCAGGTGTACCCTGGCGGCTTAGGGTGGCGTCGCTCCAAACTGCTCCAAGAGTTTCCTAGCTCTGCTTAGAGTGCGTCATTATACACCACTCTCCAGTAAATAAGGATGTGCAGTCACGGGAATATAAAAATTATCTACATGACAATATTTGAAATTAACTAAGGTAACAGGCAAGCTCGATTTTTGCATACATAATTCTAAAAAATGTCATAACTGAAGCAGGAAATTAATTCACTAATACTCCTGTGTTGCATACCAATA
This genomic interval from Penaeus vannamei isolate JL-2024 chromosome 35, ASM4276789v1, whole genome shotgun sequence contains the following:
- the LOC113810581 gene encoding basic salivary proline-rich protein 2-like, encoding MASASPSCLLQSLPEAASAERRVQRRRPRKARRTRPPERQVQRRRPPERQVQRRRPRKARRTRPPERQVQRRRPPERQVQRRRPPERQVQRRRPPERQVQRRRPPEGEEDAPPGTAGSAAAPPGTAGSAAAPPGRRGGRAPRNDRFSGGAPRKARRTRPQERQVQRRRPQERHVQRAAPPRKGGEEDAPPGTTGSAAAPPPEGEEGRPRPQERQVQRRRPQERQVQRRRPPEGEEDAPPGTTGSAAAPPGTTGSAAAPPGRRGGRAPRNDRFSGGAPRKARRTRPQERQVQRRRPQERQVQRRRPQERQVQRRRPPEGEEDAPPGTAGSAAAPPGTTGSAAAPPEGEEDAPPGTAGSAAAPPGTAGSAAAPPGRRGGRAPRNGRFSGGAPRNGRFSGGAPRKARRTRPQERQVQRRRPQERQVQRRRPQERQVQRRRPQERQVQRRRPPESEEDAPPGTTGSTAAPPGTAGSAAAPPGRRGGRAPRNDRFSGGAPRNDRFSGGAPRKARRTRPPERQVQRRRPPEGEEDAPRNGRFSGGAPRNDRFSGGAPGRRGGRAPRNDRFSGGAPRNDRFSGGAPRKARRTRPPERQVQRRRPPEGEEDAPPGTTGSAAAPPGRRGGRAPCSRDSGGSVEGKNTCFFDEHGGASAAGVNISREAVPRGSATTLFSNKANVHHLDRCSLFRRQRVVKQGGEGSLRRHAERVLVLTTSVIAVGNQIAINIAAVT